A genomic stretch from Chitinophaga agri includes:
- a CDS encoding acyl-CoA thioesterase produces the protein MFIQTTEIRVRYGETDQMGYLYYGNYALYYEVGRAEAIRTLGFTYAELEKQGIIMPVAELNSKYLRPAYYDDLITVKTILKELPVDHKIRFHSELYNQKGELLNVGVTTLVFLHADTRQRYGMPPVMMECLAPFFEKSL, from the coding sequence ATGTTTATACAGACTACAGAGATTCGCGTACGTTATGGCGAAACAGACCAGATGGGATACCTTTACTATGGTAATTATGCACTTTACTACGAAGTGGGACGTGCGGAAGCCATCCGGACACTGGGTTTTACATACGCAGAACTGGAGAAACAAGGCATCATCATGCCCGTAGCGGAACTCAATTCGAAGTACCTTCGCCCGGCTTACTATGATGATCTTATAACAGTGAAGACTATATTGAAGGAATTGCCGGTCGATCATAAGATCAGATTCCATTCAGAATTATATAACCAGAAAGGTGAGCTGCTCAATGTAGGCGTAACCACCCTGGTATTCCTGCATGCAGACACCAGACAACGTTACGGCATGCCTCCGGTAATGATGGAGTGCCTGGCGCCTTTTTTTGAAAAAAGCCTCTAA
- a CDS encoding RNA recognition motif domain-containing protein: MNIYVANLHYRLNDADLHQIFSEFGEVTSAKIIKDHETGRSRGFGFVEMPNQEEGSKAMDSLNGTEIEGKQLMVNEARPKQPNNNSRGGGFGGNRGGGGYGGGGGRGRY; the protein is encoded by the coding sequence ATGAACATTTACGTAGCCAACCTGCACTACAGGTTGAACGATGCAGACCTTCACCAGATATTCAGCGAATTTGGCGAGGTTACTTCTGCTAAAATTATCAAGGACCACGAGACTGGCCGTTCACGCGGTTTCGGATTCGTGGAAATGCCCAACCAGGAAGAGGGAAGCAAGGCTATGGATAGTTTGAACGGTACTGAAATCGAAGGCAAACAATTGATGGTTAACGAAGCAAGACCTAAACAACCGAATAATAACTCAAGAGGTGGTGGATTTGGTGGAAACCGCGGTGGCGGCGGATACGGCGGCGGCGGCGGCCGTGGTCGTTATTAA
- a CDS encoding DUF4230 domain-containing protein, whose product MKRFFRFVFIIAVAILLFWLGKQFGSKSVNQNILSNSLIVREISELASLEVQGNASIKRSNVTDDGEWTTNLKKAFLENTIWVSVPYLAKYGINADDKNFKVTVSDKKITVNIPQPKLLSYELKVDKMETSNRKGWFLTQDDETYTDVQKKLYQTSRAQLENNQLYINQSKEKLTKIIRQYYQPFLQDHEVEVIFGSSAPVLLN is encoded by the coding sequence ATGAAAAGATTTTTTCGTTTCGTTTTTATTATCGCTGTGGCTATCCTTCTTTTCTGGCTGGGTAAACAGTTTGGCAGCAAAAGTGTGAATCAGAATATCCTCTCCAACAGTCTGATCGTAAGGGAAATCTCGGAGCTGGCTAGTCTGGAAGTACAGGGAAACGCGTCTATCAAACGCAGTAATGTAACAGATGATGGTGAATGGACGACCAATCTGAAAAAGGCATTCCTGGAAAATACGATCTGGGTGTCCGTTCCTTACCTGGCGAAATATGGCATCAATGCAGATGACAAAAACTTTAAGGTAACGGTATCTGACAAGAAGATCACTGTCAATATCCCTCAGCCCAAACTGCTGAGTTATGAACTGAAGGTAGATAAAATGGAAACGTCCAACCGGAAAGGCTGGTTCCTGACACAGGATGACGAGACGTATACAGATGTGCAGAAGAAACTGTATCAGACCTCACGTGCACAGCTGGAAAACAATCAATTGTACATAAATCAGTCAAAGGAAAAACTGACGAAGATCATCCGTCAATACTACCAGCCATTCTTACAGGATCACGAAGTAGAAGTCATCTTTGGAAGCAGTGCACCCGTATTATTGAACTAG
- a CDS encoding tetratricopeptide repeat protein, which translates to MQFLRKFLVSGHWYLFLASFCILAGPVAKAQQTRVYTEPDKVFKDAQQLFQQEKYAVAMQLFRQTIDNIPYFQETNRSLVKTDAQYYYTVCALKLGQANGEKLALEFLANYNNNAREQLLSYQLAKYYFHQNKLKEAIPLYEKANIENLSNSEIAEAKFELAYCYFNVKDFKKAQPLFGSIREVPGKYYMPANYYYGFISYYNRQYNDALTSFQRVVNDPKYSTIVPYYIAEIYYFQNKKDQLISYAEPLVKKGGLYYEAELKQLLGQAYFERKEYQKALPYLQEFHDNADEVRKEDIYQLSYSYYQTGNFSKAINGFKQLSSEKDSLGQNSMYLLGDCYLRTNQKANARNAFAFCARNSANPQQQEISRFNYGKLSYELGYQDAAITELTSFISAYPRSAYNKEAREILVNLFANTNNFNDALTIIEAMPEKTPAVLKAYQKVAYGRATELINDQQLAEANRLLDVAIRNPYDKNLVQLANFWKAEISMRQNRTDDAIRYLNTYLTGAVPASGEANAQTASYNMGYSLLKKEDYTRALQHFEAAQRTTGPNAARITTDAALRSADCYYMLKDYPKAMALYDRIISNNLPGSDYATYQKAIILGIQGKVNEKVALLKQLGNKFPSSGFGNDADLEIANTYLADEKYKEAIPYLETVLQKQPNGPNAPRALLKLGLCYFNSDNDDKAISYYRQVIEKYPNSPEAQAALTAVKDIYVSQGKTDAYIALLKASGQNISASAEDSLSYAAAETKFSNGDCAGAIVAFNSYLQKFPNGAFVLPANFYKSECTYNNKDYAGALPGYEFVLTKNNSLYAERAALQAANINYYQVKNYEKSRTYYLQLQDLSTTKENTFAATRGLLRSNYQLKHWDEVNSYAEILLSSSNISTDDQIIGHAYLGRAEQEGGNYDEAIKEYKIAAGLTKSEIGAEARYNLAYCLLQKNDLAGAEKAGFEVIKNTPGYEYWVAKAYILLGDVYSRQKDYFNAKATFQSIAENCQIAELKQEAKDKLAKAEADEKAASKIKSK; encoded by the coding sequence ATGCAATTCTTAAGAAAGTTTCTTGTTTCCGGACATTGGTACTTATTCCTGGCTTCCTTCTGTATACTGGCTGGCCCTGTGGCGAAAGCACAGCAGACCCGCGTATACACAGAGCCGGATAAAGTTTTCAAAGATGCCCAGCAACTTTTCCAGCAGGAAAAATACGCCGTGGCAATGCAATTGTTCCGTCAAACGATCGATAACATCCCCTATTTCCAGGAGACTAACCGCAGTCTTGTCAAGACTGACGCCCAATATTATTATACTGTCTGCGCCCTCAAACTGGGTCAGGCCAACGGAGAAAAGCTGGCGCTGGAGTTCCTCGCCAACTACAACAACAACGCCCGGGAGCAGCTGCTCAGCTATCAGCTGGCGAAGTACTACTTCCATCAGAATAAGCTGAAAGAGGCTATTCCCCTGTATGAAAAAGCCAATATTGAAAACCTTTCCAACAGCGAAATTGCGGAAGCCAAATTCGAACTGGCCTACTGCTATTTCAATGTAAAAGACTTCAAAAAAGCACAGCCACTCTTCGGCTCTATCAGGGAAGTTCCCGGTAAATACTATATGCCGGCAAACTACTACTACGGTTTCATCTCCTACTACAACCGCCAGTATAACGACGCACTTACCAGCTTTCAGCGCGTTGTGAACGATCCTAAATACAGCACAATTGTACCTTATTATATCGCTGAGATCTATTACTTCCAGAATAAAAAAGACCAGTTGATCAGTTATGCGGAACCGCTTGTTAAAAAAGGTGGACTGTACTACGAAGCTGAACTGAAACAGTTACTGGGTCAGGCTTATTTCGAAAGAAAGGAGTACCAGAAGGCATTGCCTTATCTGCAGGAATTCCATGATAATGCTGACGAAGTAAGGAAAGAAGATATCTACCAGCTATCTTACAGCTATTACCAGACCGGCAACTTCAGTAAAGCCATCAACGGTTTCAAACAACTGAGCAGTGAAAAAGACTCCCTGGGTCAAAACTCCATGTACCTGCTGGGAGACTGTTATCTGCGTACCAATCAGAAAGCCAACGCGCGTAACGCATTTGCATTCTGTGCCCGTAACAGTGCCAATCCACAGCAACAGGAGATCTCCCGCTTTAACTATGGTAAACTGTCTTATGAACTGGGTTACCAGGATGCCGCTATCACAGAGCTGACCAGCTTTATCAGCGCCTACCCGCGCTCCGCTTATAACAAAGAAGCCCGCGAGATATTGGTGAACCTCTTTGCTAATACCAACAACTTCAATGATGCATTGACCATCATTGAGGCGATGCCGGAGAAAACACCTGCCGTGCTCAAAGCATATCAGAAAGTGGCGTACGGCCGTGCGACAGAACTGATCAATGACCAGCAACTGGCAGAAGCGAACCGCCTCCTGGATGTGGCTATCAGGAATCCATATGACAAGAACCTCGTGCAACTGGCCAACTTCTGGAAAGCAGAGATCTCTATGCGCCAGAACAGAACCGATGACGCGATCCGTTACCTGAACACGTATCTGACTGGTGCGGTACCTGCTTCCGGTGAAGCAAACGCCCAGACAGCCAGCTACAACATGGGTTACAGTCTGCTGAAAAAAGAAGACTATACCCGTGCCCTGCAACACTTCGAAGCAGCACAGCGCACTACCGGACCGAATGCGGCACGTATCACTACAGATGCGGCCCTCCGTAGTGCTGACTGTTATTATATGCTGAAAGACTATCCGAAAGCTATGGCCCTGTATGACAGGATCATCAGCAATAATCTGCCAGGTTCAGACTATGCCACCTATCAGAAAGCGATCATTCTGGGTATTCAGGGTAAGGTGAATGAGAAAGTGGCCCTGCTGAAGCAGCTGGGCAATAAATTCCCGAGCTCCGGCTTTGGTAATGATGCAGACCTGGAAATTGCGAATACATATCTCGCTGATGAGAAATATAAAGAAGCCATCCCTTACCTGGAAACGGTATTACAGAAACAGCCTAACGGTCCGAATGCACCCCGTGCATTGCTGAAACTGGGTCTGTGTTATTTCAACAGTGACAATGATGATAAGGCGATCTCCTATTACCGCCAGGTGATAGAGAAATATCCAAACTCTCCGGAAGCACAGGCAGCCTTAACTGCTGTAAAAGACATCTATGTAAGTCAGGGTAAAACGGACGCCTACATCGCATTGCTGAAAGCATCCGGACAAAACATCAGCGCATCTGCAGAAGACTCCCTGAGCTATGCTGCTGCTGAAACGAAATTCAGTAATGGCGACTGTGCAGGAGCAATCGTAGCCTTCAACAGCTACCTGCAGAAATTCCCGAATGGTGCATTTGTATTACCGGCTAACTTCTACAAATCAGAATGTACCTATAATAACAAAGATTATGCAGGTGCCTTACCAGGTTACGAATTTGTACTGACTAAAAATAACAGTCTGTATGCAGAACGTGCAGCGTTACAGGCGGCGAATATTAACTACTACCAGGTGAAGAATTATGAGAAGTCCCGCACTTACTATCTGCAGTTGCAGGATCTTTCTACCACCAAGGAAAACACCTTTGCTGCCACACGCGGTTTACTGCGCAGTAACTACCAGCTGAAACACTGGGATGAAGTGAACAGCTACGCGGAGATCCTCCTGTCCAGCAGTAATATCAGTACAGATGACCAGATCATCGGTCATGCCTACCTGGGTCGTGCCGAACAGGAAGGTGGGAATTATGATGAAGCGATCAAAGAATATAAGATAGCAGCAGGCCTGACAAAATCAGAGATCGGTGCGGAAGCACGCTACAATCTGGCTTACTGCCTGTTACAGAAGAACGACCTGGCAGGTGCAGAAAAAGCAGGCTTTGAAGTGATCAAGAATACTCCTGGTTACGAATACTGGGTAGCGAAAGCATATATTCTGCTGGGAGATGTTTATTCCCGTCAGAAAGACTATTTCAATGCAAAAGCTACCTTCCAGAGTATCGCTGAGAACTGTCAGATCGCAGAACTGAAACAGGAAGCGAAAGACAAACTGGCCAAAGCAGAAGCAGACGAAAAGGCTGCCTCTAAAATTAAATCCAAGTAA
- a CDS encoding DUF6597 domain-containing transcriptional factor, producing the protein MNFRIYQPATSLAPYVKQYYHLQSANPGLINLPQNLFSLGDLYMVFLEEGEVIFQPTLHASFTLPQASIVGHFTCHHQIMVKGPVKMTVVQLNAYGCYKLAGLDMSSFNNYYRDLLKQDRECWSKLTGKLAAHNDITTLDAVLDDAFTNMMCTHPHNLKQVDEIADYIISTQGYTNIEWLTKKFKVSRHTMERKFMEVIGLTPQLFARMLRFRDAMRHMQQMNVEEWQTFITNNDYYSQALFTQDFLFFKGEPPILNQETAIAQMPVARPVAVA; encoded by the coding sequence ATGAATTTCCGTATCTACCAACCGGCAACTTCGCTGGCACCCTATGTTAAGCAGTATTATCATTTACAAAGCGCGAATCCGGGACTGATCAATCTGCCGCAGAACCTTTTTTCTCTGGGAGACCTGTACATGGTGTTCCTCGAAGAAGGGGAAGTGATCTTCCAGCCTACGCTGCATGCATCTTTTACATTACCACAGGCATCGATAGTGGGACATTTTACCTGTCATCATCAGATTATGGTAAAGGGCCCTGTGAAAATGACGGTGGTACAGCTGAATGCATATGGCTGTTATAAACTGGCAGGACTTGACATGTCCTCATTCAACAATTATTACCGTGACTTACTGAAGCAGGACCGCGAATGCTGGTCTAAGCTGACAGGCAAGCTGGCGGCACACAATGACATTACGACCCTGGATGCGGTATTGGATGACGCCTTCACCAACATGATGTGCACACACCCGCACAACCTGAAACAGGTGGATGAAATTGCAGATTACATTATCAGCACACAGGGGTATACGAATATTGAATGGTTGACGAAGAAATTCAAAGTTTCCCGTCATACCATGGAGCGGAAGTTTATGGAAGTGATTGGTTTAACTCCGCAGTTATTTGCAAGAATGCTGCGTTTCAGAGATGCGATGCGTCATATGCAGCAAATGAATGTAGAAGAGTGGCAGACGTTTATCACGAACAACGATTACTATAGCCAGGCTTTATTCACACAGGACTTCCTTTTCTTTAAAGGAGAGCCGCCGATACTGAATCAGGAGACTGCGATCGCGCAAATGCCGGTAGCAAGACCTGTAGCCGTAGCATAA
- a CDS encoding DoxX family protein has translation MSKLFTSRVNTGAVNFAMLILRVVSGAMMFTHGWAKLNSFSAKKASFPDPLHLGHAVSLSLTVFAEALCAALIVVGLLTRLAAVPLVICMGVVVFMVKKGAPLNENEMGILFLAAFTAILFAGPGKYSLDHVFGKGK, from the coding sequence ATGAGTAAACTCTTTACTTCGCGTGTAAACACCGGCGCCGTTAACTTTGCCATGCTGATATTGCGGGTAGTTTCCGGGGCAATGATGTTCACGCACGGATGGGCGAAACTGAATTCCTTTTCTGCAAAAAAGGCTAGCTTCCCTGATCCGCTTCACCTCGGACACGCCGTATCACTGTCGCTGACAGTTTTTGCGGAAGCCCTGTGTGCGGCATTGATCGTGGTGGGATTACTGACACGGCTGGCCGCTGTTCCGCTTGTGATCTGTATGGGAGTAGTGGTGTTTATGGTAAAGAAAGGAGCGCCACTGAATGAAAATGAAATGGGTATACTGTTCCTGGCTGCTTTTACAGCCATATTATTTGCCGGTCCGGGTAAATACAGTCTGGATCACGTGTTTGGAAAAGGGAAATAG
- a CDS encoding dihydrolipoamide acetyltransferase family protein, with amino-acid sequence MAIVELVMPKMGESIMEATILRWHKKPGDQVKSDETVLEIATDKVDSEVPSIADGVITEILYAENDVVPVGTVIARINTTADAGFATTAPVAPAVAQTAPAATPVEAPVATPEPASAPYEAQFVTSGARFYSPLVLTIAQQEGISFAELEKIPGTGNEGRVTKKDMLSFLEAKNKGLVPSAAPVPQEAPAAQPVSQPVATATPTAAPTATPAPTNGVSATPAPQPVQATQAPISMGSYTGTFEIIEMDRMRKLIAEHMVRSKHTSPHVTSFAEADVTNMVKWRDQIKKDFEKREGEKITFTPLFIEAVVRCIKKYPLLNSSLDGDKIIMKRDINVGMATALPSGNLIVPVIRNADMLNLVGLTRQVNHLANAARNNRLKPDDTQGGTITLTNVGSFGSLAGTPIINQPQVAILAVGAIKKRPVVIETVHGDTIAIRHMMYLSMSYDHRIIDGALGSTFLSAVAQELENFNPEREY; translated from the coding sequence ATGGCCATTGTAGAACTGGTAATGCCCAAAATGGGGGAAAGTATTATGGAAGCCACCATATTACGCTGGCATAAGAAGCCGGGAGATCAGGTAAAATCTGATGAGACCGTGCTTGAAATTGCCACTGATAAGGTGGACAGTGAAGTACCTTCTATTGCTGATGGGGTGATTACCGAGATACTCTACGCAGAAAATGACGTGGTACCTGTAGGTACTGTCATTGCACGTATCAACACTACTGCTGATGCCGGCTTCGCAACAACTGCACCGGTAGCTCCTGCGGTTGCACAAACGGCTCCTGCCGCTACACCGGTAGAAGCACCTGTTGCCACGCCTGAACCGGCAAGCGCTCCTTACGAAGCACAATTCGTGACCAGCGGTGCCCGTTTCTATTCTCCACTGGTGCTGACGATCGCACAACAGGAAGGCATCAGTTTCGCCGAATTGGAAAAAATACCAGGTACCGGTAATGAAGGCCGTGTTACCAAGAAAGATATGCTGAGCTTCCTCGAAGCGAAGAACAAAGGACTGGTGCCCTCAGCTGCACCCGTTCCACAGGAAGCACCTGCAGCACAACCGGTTAGCCAGCCCGTTGCCACTGCTACACCAACTGCTGCGCCAACTGCTACGCCGGCACCCACCAACGGTGTTTCTGCCACTCCGGCTCCACAGCCGGTACAGGCTACACAAGCGCCGATCAGCATGGGCAGCTACACGGGTACTTTTGAAATTATCGAAATGGACCGTATGCGTAAACTGATCGCAGAACATATGGTCCGTAGTAAACATACTTCTCCGCACGTTACCAGCTTCGCAGAAGCGGATGTAACCAACATGGTAAAATGGCGTGATCAGATTAAAAAGGATTTTGAGAAAAGAGAAGGTGAGAAGATCACGTTCACTCCACTCTTTATCGAAGCAGTGGTGAGATGTATCAAGAAATATCCGTTGCTTAACAGCTCTCTGGATGGTGACAAGATCATAATGAAAAGGGATATCAATGTCGGTATGGCAACTGCTTTACCGTCCGGTAACCTGATCGTTCCGGTGATCCGTAATGCTGATATGCTGAATCTGGTAGGTCTTACCCGTCAGGTAAATCATCTTGCGAATGCTGCGCGTAATAATCGCCTGAAACCAGATGATACTCAGGGGGGTACGATCACACTGACCAACGTTGGCAGCTTCGGTAGTCTTGCGGGAACGCCTATCATTAACCAGCCGCAGGTAGCGATCCTCGCGGTGGGTGCGATCAAGAAACGCCCGGTGGTGATCGAGACCGTTCATGGCGATACTATTGCTATCCGTCATATGATGTACCTATCTATGTCTTATGATCACCGTATTATTGACGGTGCGTTGGGTTCTACTTTCCTGAGCGCTGTGGCACAGGAGTTGGAGAATTTCAATCCGGAGAGAGAATATTAA
- a CDS encoding cupin domain-containing protein, with product MKNKRAALFTGRLFHFVLFSFFCDMYNPRHPASYWREHLNLQSHVEGGAFRETYRSSWQFRQSELPPAMKGDRQASTGIYFLLEHGEFSAFHRIAADEMWHFYDGHALAIYDIDPAGVLTVHKLGLNIEDGEQPQLVIKAGHWFASRVTIPGGFALVGCTVAPGFDFADFELATKDGLGAVYPQHAELIASLVHS from the coding sequence ATGAAAAATAAGAGAGCCGCCCTGTTTACAGGACGGCTTTTTCATTTCGTGCTATTTTCTTTCTTTTGTGATATGTACAACCCAAGACACCCTGCGTCCTACTGGCGCGAACATCTCAACTTACAATCACATGTGGAAGGAGGTGCTTTCCGCGAGACCTACCGTTCTTCCTGGCAATTCAGGCAAAGTGAATTACCTCCTGCCATGAAAGGAGACCGGCAGGCATCTACCGGGATCTATTTCTTGCTCGAGCATGGTGAATTCTCTGCCTTCCATCGTATTGCGGCAGATGAGATGTGGCATTTTTATGATGGACATGCACTGGCCATTTATGATATAGATCCTGCGGGCGTGCTGACAGTACATAAACTGGGACTTAATATTGAAGACGGCGAGCAACCGCAGCTGGTCATCAAAGCCGGACACTGGTTTGCGTCAAGGGTAACAATACCGGGTGGGTTTGCACTTGTTGGCTGTACAGTAGCGCCGGGGTTTGACTTCGCTGATTTTGAACTGGCCACGAAAGACGGACTGGGGGCCGTATATCCTCAGCATGCGGAGCTGATTGCCTCATTGGTACACAGCTGA
- a CDS encoding CinA family nicotinamide mononucleotide deamidase-related protein, which yields MSIQADKVTVSIITIGDELLIGQTIDTNSAWMAQQLNAMGIWVHRRVAIGDVKEAILDALDKEGAVSDIVLITGGLGPTADDITKPTLCEYFGGTLVRDEITYQQVMAFFESRGLPALKRNEDQALVPDVATVLHNTRGTAPGMWFEKDGKVYVSMPGVPLEMKGLMTDHVLPRLQEYFRLPAVVHQTLLTSGMGESFVAERLVHFEAALPPHIKLAYLPSHGLLKLRLTASGSDKISTAAALSIYFHQLKEILADITVYDEDLTMGEVLGRTLHAKGRTVGTAESCTGGYIAHSITLVPGSSAWYKGGIVSYANEIKSALLDVKPNTLQANGAVSEAVVREMARGALEQLQTDYIIAVSGIMGPDGGTPEKPVGTVWIAVGSAKELVTMKYQLRFDRLTNIQMTTTYAMNELRKLIV from the coding sequence ATGTCAATACAAGCGGATAAGGTAACAGTAAGCATCATCACCATCGGCGATGAACTGCTGATAGGACAAACGATAGATACCAATTCAGCCTGGATGGCGCAACAGCTGAATGCCATGGGGATATGGGTGCACCGCCGTGTAGCCATAGGAGATGTGAAAGAAGCTATCCTGGATGCATTGGATAAAGAAGGCGCCGTGTCCGATATCGTGTTGATCACGGGCGGACTGGGGCCTACTGCCGATGACATCACCAAACCTACTTTATGCGAGTACTTTGGCGGCACGCTTGTAAGAGATGAGATCACCTATCAGCAGGTGATGGCCTTTTTTGAAAGCCGTGGCTTACCAGCCCTTAAACGGAATGAAGACCAGGCACTGGTTCCGGATGTAGCCACCGTATTGCACAATACCAGGGGTACCGCTCCTGGCATGTGGTTTGAAAAGGATGGCAAGGTATATGTTTCTATGCCAGGTGTGCCCCTGGAAATGAAAGGCCTGATGACCGATCATGTCCTGCCGCGCCTCCAGGAATACTTCCGGTTACCGGCAGTGGTGCACCAGACATTGCTGACTTCCGGTATGGGAGAATCTTTCGTGGCAGAGCGGCTGGTACATTTTGAAGCCGCTTTACCTCCGCATATCAAACTGGCATATCTGCCTTCCCATGGTCTGCTAAAATTACGGCTGACCGCTTCCGGATCTGATAAGATCTCCACGGCTGCCGCCCTGTCTATCTATTTCCACCAGCTGAAAGAGATACTGGCAGATATTACAGTATACGATGAGGACCTGACCATGGGAGAGGTGCTGGGCCGTACCCTGCATGCAAAGGGCAGGACAGTAGGCACCGCCGAAAGCTGTACCGGCGGGTATATAGCGCATAGCATTACACTGGTGCCGGGTAGTTCCGCCTGGTATAAAGGTGGCATCGTGAGCTATGCCAATGAGATAAAGAGCGCATTGCTGGATGTCAAACCCAATACCCTCCAGGCGAACGGTGCTGTCAGTGAAGCCGTTGTGCGGGAAATGGCCAGAGGGGCACTCGAACAGTTACAGACTGATTATATTATAGCGGTGTCGGGTATTATGGGACCAGACGGAGGTACGCCTGAAAAGCCCGTAGGCACCGTATGGATCGCAGTTGGTAGTGCGAAGGAACTGGTGACAATGAAGTACCAGTTGCGTTTCGACCGCCTGACTAACATACAGATGACAACAACTTATGCGATGAATGAATTGAGGAAGTTGATAGTATAA